In Dyadobacter subterraneus, a single genomic region encodes these proteins:
- a CDS encoding phytoene desaturase family protein, with amino-acid sequence MQQASEKEYDFVIVGSGLGGLVCAYILASEGHSVIVLEKNHQIGGLLQVYSRDKTIFDTGVHYVGSLDKGENLYQFFKYFGILDKMKLKRMDEEKFDVIRFDDGSEYFYGQGYDQFKKNMFGYFPDEKDVIETYCAKIKETCAKFPLYNLTATGPNYQMDSDMMELNAYDYISSLTTNERLRNVLAGTNLLYAGVKEMTPFYVHALILNSYLSGSYKFINGGSQIAIQLSRGIRSFGGEILKRKKVVGAQYNDAGQITGVVTENGEIFRGKEFISNIHPAVTIDIFGENRFLPVYRNRIRSLRNSISTFIVHLTFQENSFEYLNYNIYQHHNEDVWSGIEYDQETWPQTYFVCTPFISKNEKYAESMSIMTYMKSEEIEEWSHSLRTVSEPSERDESYLRFKKHKEEQIMVRVRQLFPGIDEKIRSVHSTSPLTFRDYIGNKDGSLYGVLQNSASPTRTQINTKTRIPNLHLTGQNIAMHGILGVTASAFVTCFSFVDKDKLIQKVKDA; translated from the coding sequence ATGCAGCAAGCGTCTGAAAAGGAGTATGATTTTGTAATCGTTGGCAGTGGATTAGGAGGGTTGGTGTGTGCATACATTCTGGCTTCGGAAGGCCATAGCGTGATTGTTCTTGAAAAAAACCATCAAATCGGCGGCCTTCTTCAGGTATACAGCCGGGACAAAACCATCTTTGATACGGGCGTTCATTATGTGGGAAGTCTGGATAAAGGAGAAAATCTTTATCAGTTTTTCAAATATTTCGGTATTCTGGATAAAATGAAGCTCAAACGAATGGATGAAGAAAAGTTTGATGTCATTCGTTTTGATGATGGATCCGAATATTTTTATGGACAAGGATATGATCAGTTCAAGAAAAACATGTTTGGATATTTTCCGGACGAAAAAGATGTAATTGAAACCTATTGTGCCAAAATAAAAGAAACCTGCGCCAAATTTCCATTGTATAATTTGACCGCCACGGGGCCAAATTACCAGATGGACAGTGACATGATGGAGCTCAATGCCTATGATTATATTTCCTCACTTACTACGAATGAGAGATTGAGAAATGTGTTGGCAGGTACAAATCTGCTGTATGCAGGTGTAAAGGAAATGACTCCTTTTTATGTTCACGCACTTATACTAAATAGTTACTTATCAGGATCTTACAAATTTATAAACGGTGGCTCTCAAATAGCGATCCAGCTGAGCCGTGGAATCAGAAGCTTTGGAGGAGAGATCTTAAAAAGAAAAAAAGTTGTTGGTGCGCAGTATAATGATGCGGGACAAATTACCGGAGTAGTTACTGAAAACGGAGAAATTTTTAGAGGGAAAGAATTTATTTCTAACATACATCCGGCTGTTACCATTGATATTTTTGGAGAAAACCGGTTTCTTCCGGTTTATAGAAACCGGATTCGTTCGCTGAGAAACAGCATTTCAACCTTTATTGTACACCTTACTTTCCAGGAAAATTCTTTTGAATATCTGAATTACAATATTTACCAGCATCATAATGAGGATGTCTGGAGTGGTATCGAATATGATCAGGAAACATGGCCGCAGACTTATTTTGTTTGCACACCATTCATTTCAAAAAACGAAAAATATGCAGAATCCATGTCGATCATGACTTACATGAAAAGTGAGGAGATTGAGGAATGGAGCCATAGTTTGCGAACAGTATCGGAACCGAGTGAACGTGACGAGTCGTATCTGCGCTTTAAAAAACATAAGGAAGAACAAATAATGGTGAGGGTAAGGCAGCTTTTCCCTGGTATTGATGAGAAAATACGGTCGGTCCATAGCACTTCTCCGCTTACTTTTCGTGATTATATCGGGAATAAAGATGGCTCACTATATGGTGTTTTACAAAATTCCGCCTCTCCTACCCGAACTCAGATCAATACAAAAACAAGAATCCCGAATTTGCATTTAACGGGCCAAAATATTGCCATGCACGGCATTTTGGGCGTGACTGCCAGTGCATTTGTTACCTGCTTTTCATTTGTAGATAAAGATAAACTTATTCAAAAAGTCAAAGATGCGTGA